A section of the Streptomyces sp. NBC_01591 genome encodes:
- a CDS encoding M20/M25/M40 family metallo-hydrolase, producing MDPVVMAAAIIMRLQAVVSREVGATQMAVVTVGSIHAGAKENIIPETAELKINIRSANPAVQEKTVAAVKQIIRAEATASAAPREPEITDLHSFPVTVNEPAATDTVLAAMARVVGPERAFTLPQPLTGSEDFGTFGTALGVPSVFWHFGALDPALFAGFRPEDLAEEGLPADIPGNHSPGFAPLAEPTLKVGVRLMLSAASEWLARPSS from the coding sequence ATGGATCCGGTGGTGATGGCCGCCGCGATCATCATGCGGTTGCAGGCGGTGGTCTCCCGGGAGGTCGGCGCGACCCAGATGGCTGTGGTCACCGTGGGCTCGATACACGCCGGGGCGAAGGAGAACATCATCCCGGAGACCGCCGAGCTGAAGATTAATATCCGCAGCGCCAACCCGGCGGTGCAGGAGAAGACCGTCGCCGCGGTGAAACAGATCATCCGGGCCGAGGCCACGGCGTCCGCCGCGCCGCGCGAGCCGGAGATCACCGACCTGCACAGCTTCCCGGTGACGGTCAACGAACCCGCGGCCACCGACACGGTGCTTGCGGCGATGGCCCGGGTCGTGGGGCCCGAGCGAGCCTTCACGCTGCCGCAGCCGCTCACCGGCAGCGAGGACTTCGGCACCTTCGGCACGGCGCTGGGCGTCCCGTCGGTGTTCTGGCACTTCGGCGCGCTGGACCCTGCCCTGTTCGCCGGGTTCCGGCCGGAGGATCTGGCCGAAGAAGGCCTTCCGGCGGACATACCCGGCAACCACTCGCCCGGGTTCGCGCCGCTCGCCGAACCCACGCTGAAGGTCGGCGTACGGCTGATGCTGAGCGCCGCCTCCGAGTGGCTCGCCCGCCCCAGCAGCTGA
- a CDS encoding NB-ARC domain-containing protein, translated as MALAAVAAFGGRPTVDEDPPPPAAPAVPAWVVDREESRRAVAAVCAPEAADVGITTSLEGAGGFGKSTLATLVCSNRQVRRRFRNRVYTVTVGRDVRGRAAIAAKVAEATAFITGDTTAFDDPDRAGDHLWRLLSRRPRTLLVLDDVWEPDQLAPFLRSGRNCVRLVTTRVPAVLPPGSARVRVDEMSPEQARAVLTWELPGLPEDLVAGLLRATGRWALLLRLTNRLIARLIATGADPVAAARHALEGLRTQGPALGEPPAEPLDLDDPARRSRAVRATVEAGITLLPEGGARRLAELSVFIEDESIPVPLVVRLWQATAGLAELPARELCALLDRLSLVTLSPVNGGRIVLHDVLRDYLRSELGQVDLRRLHAVLIDATLPDDLQSVQDGYLLDHAVEHLLAAGQDSRAERLAGDLGWVEARLHQRGPAAPSSDLARIPTPTAAALARDLTRAAPLLAPLDSPQMLASVLHGRLAQLPHWDHQIAARWAADIGLRPQLVPHWPLPDLPDPHLLQTLAQPGNPLLSVAIDPAGTWVATGDAAGEVVIRDASTHAVLAREFIDAGRIGALVPHPDDGSLTVVAGFAVLSVDPRGGRPAEVLFVCPEEARHVVVAPQGHWYAVTDGRGHIHIGDRSSIAYLHHPFQVAAHRSGRRPLAVSPDSRLLAVACRDGWVRVWDTVTHTQTVQVCLSLDPARIIAFSADGAFLVIADSSGWIRRYDLTGHSAPQEPRLRETELLTTRADRGEALTVAPSGNWYATGSSNGLVRLWRLSDRRAFAVLRGHAGAITSLVAAPDGSWLAGTGRDGTVRLWEVPPEPSVAEPNEPSGAVAAVGYAHDGARLATARLDTTVRIHETVNGTEAQLLSGLRSPGRSLAWAPDGSWLAASAEGEYAVVWDPADGAVLTTIRNRPDGLDALAAAPDGSWLVGAGPDGVPRLWDPRSGRLLGELSGAGPARSIAVFPDGTRIATAGDEGVVTVWDLATRTPVTRLTGGSGAVVALSVAPDGRWLFGAGEDGTVRLWNPRSGAYRALETGDGRPVRSVATSPDGRWIASAGADATVRVWDRASGHLVAAQRTEAPLRSCSWRPDGRFLAVGGERGLYVYDFRPARSGNGPNP; from the coding sequence ATGGCGCTGGCTGCGGTCGCGGCCTTCGGTGGCAGGCCCACGGTTGACGAGGACCCGCCGCCGCCCGCCGCCCCCGCCGTCCCGGCCTGGGTGGTGGATCGCGAGGAGAGCCGCCGTGCCGTGGCCGCCGTCTGCGCCCCCGAAGCCGCGGACGTGGGCATCACCACATCCCTCGAAGGCGCGGGCGGCTTCGGCAAGAGCACCCTCGCCACCCTGGTCTGCTCAAATCGTCAGGTGCGGCGCCGGTTTCGGAACCGCGTCTACACGGTGACTGTCGGCAGGGACGTCCGGGGGCGAGCGGCCATCGCCGCCAAGGTCGCGGAGGCCACCGCCTTCATCACCGGTGACACCACCGCCTTCGACGACCCCGACCGGGCCGGTGACCATCTGTGGCGGCTCCTGTCCAGGCGGCCGCGGACCCTGCTCGTCCTGGACGACGTGTGGGAGCCGGATCAGCTCGCACCGTTTCTGCGGAGCGGCCGGAACTGCGTGCGCCTGGTGACCACTCGGGTCCCAGCCGTCCTGCCGCCGGGCTCGGCGCGCGTACGGGTGGACGAGATGTCCCCGGAACAGGCCCGGGCCGTTCTCACCTGGGAGCTGCCCGGCCTGCCGGAGGACCTCGTCGCCGGGCTGCTGCGCGCCACGGGCCGGTGGGCACTGTTGCTGCGGCTGACAAACCGCCTCATCGCACGCCTGATCGCCACAGGAGCCGATCCGGTGGCGGCCGCCCGGCATGCCCTGGAGGGACTGCGAACCCAGGGGCCCGCGCTGGGGGAGCCTCCGGCCGAGCCACTCGACCTCGATGACCCGGCCCGCCGATCACGTGCTGTCCGGGCGACCGTCGAAGCCGGCATCACCCTGCTCCCGGAGGGGGGCGCCCGCCGACTGGCCGAGCTGTCCGTGTTCATCGAGGACGAGTCCATCCCGGTGCCCCTGGTCGTCCGGCTCTGGCAGGCCACGGCCGGCCTGGCCGAGTTGCCGGCGCGCGAGCTGTGCGCACTGTTGGACCGTCTCTCCCTGGTCACCCTCAGCCCAGTGAACGGAGGGCGGATCGTCCTCCACGACGTGCTCCGTGACTATCTGCGCAGCGAATTGGGCCAGGTCGATCTGCGCCGCCTCCACGCCGTCCTGATAGACGCCACGCTCCCGGACGACCTGCAGTCCGTCCAGGACGGGTACCTGCTCGACCACGCGGTCGAGCACCTGCTGGCCGCCGGCCAGGACAGCCGGGCCGAACGGCTCGCGGGGGACCTCGGCTGGGTGGAGGCGCGGCTGCACCAGCGCGGCCCCGCCGCCCCGTCGAGCGACCTCGCCCGCATCCCCACCCCCACCGCCGCCGCCCTGGCCCGCGACCTCACCCGCGCCGCCCCTCTGCTCGCCCCTCTGGATTCCCCGCAGATGCTCGCCTCGGTGCTGCACGGCCGGCTCGCCCAACTGCCCCACTGGGACCACCAGATCGCGGCCCGCTGGGCGGCGGACATCGGCCTCCGGCCGCAGCTCGTCCCTCATTGGCCGCTCCCGGACCTCCCGGACCCGCACCTGCTGCAGACGCTCGCCCAGCCGGGCAATCCGCTGCTCTCAGTGGCGATCGATCCGGCCGGGACCTGGGTGGCGACCGGCGACGCCGCCGGCGAGGTGGTGATCCGTGACGCATCCACTCACGCGGTACTGGCACGGGAGTTCATCGACGCCGGCCGCATCGGCGCCCTGGTACCCCACCCGGACGACGGTTCGCTGACGGTCGTCGCCGGTTTCGCCGTTCTCAGTGTCGACCCGCGGGGCGGACGCCCTGCCGAGGTCCTCTTCGTCTGCCCCGAGGAAGCGCGGCATGTGGTGGTCGCACCACAGGGGCACTGGTACGCGGTGACCGACGGGCGCGGGCACATACACATCGGCGACAGGTCGTCGATCGCCTACCTGCACCATCCCTTCCAAGTCGCTGCGCACCGTAGCGGACGCCGGCCACTGGCCGTCTCACCCGACAGCCGTCTCCTCGCAGTGGCCTGCCGAGACGGCTGGGTACGGGTGTGGGACACGGTCACACACACGCAAACGGTGCAGGTGTGCCTGTCCTTGGACCCCGCGCGCATCATCGCCTTCTCCGCAGACGGCGCCTTCCTGGTCATCGCCGACTCGTCGGGCTGGATCCGACGCTACGACCTCACCGGTCACAGTGCGCCACAGGAGCCCCGCCTGCGGGAGACCGAGCTGCTCACCACCAGGGCCGACAGGGGCGAGGCACTGACCGTAGCGCCCTCCGGCAACTGGTATGCCACGGGCAGCAGCAACGGGCTCGTGCGCCTGTGGCGGCTCTCCGACAGACGCGCCTTCGCCGTTCTGCGGGGACACGCCGGAGCCATCACCTCGCTGGTGGCCGCCCCCGACGGCTCCTGGCTCGCCGGCACCGGGCGGGACGGCACCGTCCGGCTGTGGGAAGTCCCGCCCGAGCCCTCGGTGGCGGAACCCAACGAACCGAGCGGGGCCGTGGCTGCCGTCGGGTACGCGCACGACGGCGCACGCCTGGCCACCGCCAGGCTCGACACCACGGTACGGATCCACGAGACGGTGAACGGCACCGAGGCTCAGCTGCTCAGCGGCCTGCGGTCTCCCGGACGCTCGCTGGCGTGGGCACCCGACGGCTCCTGGCTGGCGGCCTCGGCGGAGGGTGAGTACGCAGTGGTCTGGGACCCCGCCGACGGGGCCGTCCTGACCACGATCAGAAACCGCCCGGACGGCCTCGACGCCCTGGCGGCCGCCCCGGACGGCTCCTGGCTGGTCGGCGCGGGACCGGACGGCGTCCCACGGCTGTGGGACCCCCGGTCGGGCCGGCTGTTGGGCGAGCTGTCCGGTGCAGGACCCGCCCGCTCGATTGCGGTCTTCCCCGACGGAACGAGAATCGCAACCGCCGGGGACGAAGGCGTGGTGACCGTCTGGGACCTTGCCACCCGCACCCCGGTCACCCGGCTGACCGGCGGATCCGGAGCGGTGGTGGCCCTGTCGGTCGCACCGGACGGGCGTTGGCTGTTCGGCGCGGGCGAAGACGGCACGGTGCGCCTCTGGAACCCGCGATCCGGGGCCTACCGGGCGCTGGAGACCGGCGACGGCCGACCGGTCCGCTCGGTGGCGACCTCTCCGGACGGGCGGTGGATCGCCTCCGCGGGAGCGGACGCCACCGTCCGTGTCTGGGACCGCGCGAGCGGACACCTGGTGGCAGCCCAGCGCACCGAAGCCCCGCTGCGGTCCTGCAGCTGGCGGCCGGACGGCCGGTTCCTGGCGGTCGGCGGGGAAAGAGGCCTGTACGTCTACGATTTCCGGCCTGCTCGGTCCGGCAACGGCCCGAATCCCTAA
- a CDS encoding TetR/AcrR family transcriptional regulator codes for MAGLRERKKEQTRQRITAVAWQLFAERGFDDVTVNEIAEAAEVAKATLFMYFPSKESLALQGVGQENLAEIVARRPAGHSPLQALRAHYKAFVAGQMAATDRGEVLAQMRVISDSPALSGAANALIHQQRRALADVLTEEYGETAAALVAAQIAATTLTLRESYFQLMTDGASPQNAVRSLAEDTELAFALLEHGIGRLKHHLKGQ; via the coding sequence ATGGCAGGGCTTCGCGAGCGCAAGAAGGAACAGACGAGGCAGCGGATCACCGCTGTGGCATGGCAGTTGTTCGCCGAGCGCGGCTTCGATGACGTGACGGTCAATGAAATCGCCGAGGCCGCCGAAGTCGCCAAGGCCACCCTCTTCATGTACTTCCCCAGCAAGGAGTCGCTCGCGCTGCAGGGCGTGGGGCAGGAGAACCTGGCCGAGATCGTCGCCCGGCGGCCGGCAGGGCACTCCCCGCTCCAGGCGCTGCGGGCCCACTACAAGGCGTTCGTGGCCGGGCAGATGGCAGCGACGGACCGGGGCGAAGTGCTCGCCCAGATGCGCGTGATCTCCGACAGCCCCGCGCTCAGCGGAGCCGCGAACGCCCTGATCCACCAGCAACGCCGGGCGCTCGCCGACGTACTGACGGAGGAGTACGGCGAGACGGCGGCCGCCCTGGTGGCGGCTCAAATCGCGGCGACCACGCTCACCCTCCGGGAGTCCTACTTCCAGCTCATGACCGACGGCGCATCGCCACAGAACGCGGTCCGCTCCCTGGCCGAGGACACCGAGCTCGCCTTCGCCCTGCTGGAACACGGCATCGGCCGGCTGAAGCACCACCTGAAGGGACAGTGA
- a CDS encoding bifunctional 5,10-methylenetetrahydrofolate dehydrogenase/5,10-methenyltetrahydrofolate cyclohydrolase, with the protein MDGTGLARRIIETSSATAAEIHRRTGTAPCLATVLVGEDPASVTYVRMKRARCEKAGIESRHVALPASVSTSGLIERVTELSDDPRVHGILLQHPVGPHIDERAAFEAIAPDKDVDGVTMHSFAAMSFGLPGFVSCTPGGIMRLLEEYGVDLAGKHAVVVGRSPILGRPAGMLLLGRNATVTYCHSRTSGLSEIARQADVLVAAVGRPCFITGADIKPGAVVIDAGYNPGNVGDVDFESARDRAGLITPVPGGVGPMTIAVLLAQTVEAAARQLGVSRS; encoded by the coding sequence ATGGACGGCACTGGCCTTGCCCGCCGCATCATCGAAACCAGCTCTGCAACCGCTGCCGAAATTCACCGGCGCACTGGGACAGCCCCGTGTCTGGCCACCGTCCTGGTCGGAGAAGATCCGGCCTCGGTGACCTATGTCCGGATGAAGCGCGCCCGGTGCGAGAAGGCGGGTATCGAGTCACGGCATGTGGCCCTGCCCGCTTCGGTCAGCACCAGTGGCCTGATCGAAAGAGTCACCGAACTCTCGGACGATCCCCGCGTGCACGGAATCCTGCTGCAGCATCCCGTCGGACCACACATCGACGAACGCGCTGCCTTCGAGGCAATCGCTCCGGATAAGGACGTCGACGGGGTGACTATGCACTCTTTCGCAGCGATGAGCTTCGGCCTACCCGGCTTCGTGTCCTGCACCCCCGGAGGAATCATGCGTCTGCTGGAGGAGTACGGCGTGGACCTTGCAGGCAAGCACGCGGTCGTGGTGGGACGCAGTCCCATCCTGGGAAGGCCCGCGGGCATGCTCCTCCTCGGGAGGAATGCCACGGTTACCTACTGCCACTCACGTACCTCCGGCCTGTCCGAGATCGCCCGGCAGGCAGACGTCTTGGTCGCAGCCGTCGGACGACCGTGCTTCATCACCGGTGCGGACATCAAGCCCGGTGCGGTTGTGATCGACGCGGGATACAACCCGGGCAACGTCGGGGACGTGGACTTCGAGTCTGCCAGGGACCGGGCCGGTCTGATCACCCCTGTCCCCGGCGGCGTGGGGCCCATGACCATCGCCGTACTCCTTGCGCAGACGGTCGAGGCAGCAGCACGCCAGCTCGGAGTGAGCCGATCGTAG
- a CDS encoding DoxX family protein encodes MAGHGCQKLFGIFGGDGLTETGKGFAALGYHPGVVYAAIGGGSEVLGGLGLALGLFTPLASAALIGVMINAMVTVTAAHGLWSTQGGVEFNVCIAVVALAIAAIGPGQLALDRPFRWGKGGWTEAAFALCVGGISAAIVLIL; translated from the coding sequence ATGGCAGGGCACGGATGCCAAAAACTCTTCGGGATATTCGGCGGTGACGGTCTCACCGAGACGGGCAAAGGATTCGCCGCTCTGGGCTACCACCCCGGGGTGGTCTATGCCGCCATCGGCGGCGGCTCCGAGGTCCTCGGGGGCCTCGGCCTGGCTCTGGGACTGTTCACCCCATTGGCATCGGCTGCACTGATCGGCGTGATGATCAATGCCATGGTGACCGTCACCGCGGCACATGGCCTGTGGAGTACACAAGGCGGCGTCGAGTTCAATGTGTGCATCGCGGTTGTGGCGCTGGCCATCGCTGCCATCGGACCCGGCCAACTCGCCCTCGACAGGCCCTTCCGCTGGGGGAAGGGTGGCTGGACAGAAGCCGCCTTCGCCCTGTGTGTCGGTGGCATCAGCGCCGCCATCGTGCTGATTCTTTGA
- a CDS encoding APC family permease codes for MSLTMPAALIASLGASIGGLGAWGAIALWAASMVLATATNWIYTEMAAMFPDSSGGIAHYATEGWKKRAPVVGPIASIGYWFPWTTALAVYSGLIGSFVRAQWFPGQDWSVEFGPVKVDFPIAVGLIVMLLLFGAAMIGLHVAMWVVYVTGGALLIPLAVFIVLPLFSGDWSAQGLHWNLHGAAGLREALVWLYVMAWTSFGVEVCATFAPEYKDTVRDTSRALRAGVLFSLGVFILLPLTLSGYVGEKAIGEEPTTFFIGAFQDLVGGASDLMVVFLIASLLLIMITGLADGSRVLYEMGKSGLTVKQVGVLNKRGVPARALLVALVLNVFVLTVLQTPLAIIVTGNLGYILTHVLAVSGFALLRKDRPDAVRPIRLPRFFVPLAWTLAGFLTVVLVVGATGFSITGYGGYIELGVALAVLIAAVLLWLYRTKVQDRHAAADGPA; via the coding sequence ATGTCGTTGACCATGCCGGCGGCACTCATCGCCTCGCTCGGCGCCTCCATCGGCGGCCTCGGCGCCTGGGGCGCGATCGCCCTGTGGGCGGCCTCGATGGTGCTGGCCACCGCCACCAACTGGATCTACACCGAGATGGCCGCGATGTTCCCCGACTCCTCCGGCGGAATCGCCCACTACGCCACCGAGGGCTGGAAGAAGCGGGCGCCCGTGGTGGGCCCGATCGCGAGCATCGGCTACTGGTTCCCCTGGACCACCGCCCTCGCCGTCTACTCCGGACTCATCGGCTCGTTCGTCCGGGCCCAGTGGTTCCCCGGCCAGGACTGGAGCGTGGAATTCGGGCCGGTGAAGGTGGACTTCCCCATAGCCGTGGGCCTGATCGTGATGCTGCTGCTGTTCGGCGCGGCGATGATCGGCCTGCACGTCGCCATGTGGGTCGTCTACGTCACCGGCGGTGCGCTGCTCATACCGCTCGCCGTCTTCATCGTGCTCCCGCTCTTCTCCGGTGACTGGAGCGCGCAGGGCCTGCACTGGAATCTGCACGGTGCCGCGGGACTGCGCGAGGCGCTGGTATGGCTCTACGTCATGGCGTGGACGTCCTTCGGCGTGGAGGTGTGCGCGACCTTCGCCCCCGAGTACAAGGACACGGTGCGCGACACCTCCCGCGCCCTGCGCGCCGGTGTGCTGTTCTCCCTCGGCGTCTTCATCCTGCTGCCGCTGACCCTGTCGGGGTACGTAGGCGAGAAGGCCATCGGCGAGGAGCCCACCACCTTCTTCATCGGCGCCTTCCAGGATCTGGTGGGCGGCGCCTCCGACCTCATGGTGGTCTTCCTCATTGCCTCGCTGCTACTCATCATGATCACCGGTCTCGCCGACGGTTCCCGGGTTCTGTACGAGATGGGCAAGTCGGGGCTCACCGTCAAGCAGGTGGGAGTCCTCAACAAGCGCGGGGTGCCGGCTCGGGCGTTGCTCGTGGCCCTGGTGCTGAACGTCTTCGTGCTGACGGTGCTTCAGACCCCGCTGGCCATCATCGTCACCGGCAACCTGGGATACATCCTCACCCATGTGCTGGCGGTCTCCGGCTTCGCGCTGCTGCGCAAGGACCGGCCCGACGCCGTGCGGCCCATCCGGCTGCCCCGGTTCTTCGTACCACTGGCCTGGACGCTCGCCGGATTCCTCACCGTGGTGCTGGTGGTGGGCGCGACCGGCTTCTCCATCACCGGATATGGCGGCTACATCGAACTGGGCGTGGCTCTCGCGGTCCTGATCGCTGCCGTACTTCTGTGGCTGTACCGGACCAAGGTGCAGGACCGGCACGCCGCCGCCGACGGTCCTGCCTGA
- a CDS encoding aldehyde dehydrogenase family protein, whose amino-acid sequence MTTPTADRHQLFINGVRTDGTSGTTHEVISPATGEVVGTFPLPSAADVDAAVRAANEAQAGWASTNVWTRAELCHRIGTELSKRVDELARLQSLEQGKPLAESIADIEEAAKLFHLHAEDAVRLHGETLPSTDNTKRMFTFQRPVGTWGIITPWNFPLLMLAEFVAPGLATGNAHVVKPPANTPLTVLRAMEAFVAAGLPDGLVNIVPGEGDIGDALVRHEGIHAIGFIGSSATGAKIQSAAGLKRSIMECSGNGPLVVLADADVEAAAKAAVDGAYPCAGQVCCATERVIVHADIHDEFVEAVLREAQRITLGDPFDPKTVLGPLNNEGVAAKMDRHMADARERGARILLGGKRASGHPTDLYYEFTVVDGVPEDSLLSREESFGPVVPIITGQDEDDLLRIANDDKLGLQGAVFTRSMTSAFRFIEEMAVGQVVVNESNNWWDINMPFGGAGSRSTGWGRIGGKWTLMDMTDTRTGVISL is encoded by the coding sequence ATGACCACCCCGACCGCCGACCGGCACCAGCTCTTCATCAACGGCGTCCGCACCGACGGCACCTCCGGGACCACCCACGAGGTCATCAGCCCCGCGACGGGCGAAGTCGTGGGCACCTTCCCGCTGCCCTCGGCCGCCGATGTCGACGCGGCGGTGCGTGCCGCGAACGAGGCCCAGGCCGGCTGGGCCTCGACCAATGTGTGGACCCGCGCCGAGCTCTGCCACCGCATCGGTACGGAGCTGAGCAAGCGCGTGGACGAGCTCGCCCGCCTCCAGTCCCTGGAGCAGGGCAAGCCGCTCGCCGAGTCCATCGCCGACATCGAGGAGGCGGCCAAACTCTTCCACCTCCACGCCGAGGACGCCGTACGGCTGCACGGCGAGACGCTGCCCTCCACCGACAACACCAAGCGGATGTTCACCTTCCAGCGCCCGGTGGGCACATGGGGCATCATCACGCCCTGGAACTTCCCGCTGCTGATGCTCGCGGAGTTCGTCGCCCCCGGTCTCGCCACCGGCAACGCCCATGTCGTCAAGCCGCCTGCCAACACCCCGCTCACCGTCCTCAGGGCGATGGAGGCGTTCGTCGCCGCCGGTCTGCCCGATGGCCTGGTCAACATCGTGCCCGGAGAGGGCGACATCGGCGACGCTCTGGTACGCCACGAGGGCATCCACGCAATCGGGTTCATCGGCTCCTCCGCGACCGGCGCGAAGATCCAGTCCGCCGCCGGACTCAAGCGCTCCATCATGGAGTGCTCGGGCAACGGGCCGCTCGTCGTCCTCGCGGACGCCGATGTCGAAGCCGCCGCCAAGGCCGCTGTGGACGGCGCCTACCCGTGCGCCGGGCAGGTCTGTTGCGCCACCGAACGCGTCATCGTGCACGCCGACATCCACGACGAGTTCGTCGAGGCCGTGCTCCGCGAGGCCCAACGCATCACCCTCGGCGACCCGTTCGACCCCAAGACGGTGCTCGGCCCGCTCAACAACGAGGGCGTCGCGGCCAAGATGGACCGTCACATGGCCGACGCCCGCGAGCGCGGCGCGCGCATCCTGCTCGGCGGCAAGCGCGCCTCGGGCCACCCCACCGACCTCTACTACGAGTTCACCGTGGTGGACGGGGTGCCCGAGGACAGCCTGCTCTCCCGCGAGGAGTCCTTCGGACCGGTCGTCCCGATCATCACCGGGCAGGACGAGGACGACCTGCTGCGCATCGCCAACGACGACAAGCTGGGCCTCCAGGGCGCCGTCTTCACCCGCAGCATGACCTCCGCCTTCCGCTTCATCGAGGAAATGGCCGTCGGTCAGGTCGTGGTGAACGAGAGCAACAACTGGTGGGACATCAACATGCCCTTCGGCGGCGCCGGCAGCCGCTCCACCGGCTGGGGCCGCATCGGCGGCAAATGGACGCTCATGGACATGACCGACACCCGTACCGGTGTCATCAGTCTCTGA
- a CDS encoding NAD(P)/FAD-dependent oxidoreductase: MTTAAPRPTDHRSRLRDTKAAPYWLDRPEHPAPLPRLTADTTCDLAVVGGGYTGLWTALLAKRAHPERDVLVLEQNTCGHAASGRNGGFCSPSITHGLANGADRWPTEARLLHRLGMENFDAFRRDLDTHGIDCGFVRGGKVTVAATPWQAEGLKGAHALAHRFGEQTRLLDRDELRSYADSPLWTAGLWSPDYALLDPARLVWGLRAACLDLGVRIAEHTEVTALTTRHAGRLRLATPYAAVGARQVALATNIYRPLLKRLSLSMIPVYDYALTTEPLSADQLSAIGWSGEHGITDAGNQFHYLRKTDDNRILFGGYDAIYHYGNRVDERLTQRPATFDTLAAQFAEAFPALADVRFSHAWGGVIDSTTRFCMFAGTAAHGRVSYALGFTGLGVGATRYGAQVMLDLLSGRRTERLRPAMIRRPPVPFPPEPVRYLGVEATRWSMAREDTHGHRNLWLRTLDRLGLGFDS, from the coding sequence ATGACCACCGCAGCCCCGCGCCCCACCGACCACCGCAGCCGACTGCGCGACACGAAGGCCGCCCCCTACTGGCTCGACCGGCCCGAACACCCCGCACCACTGCCCCGGTTGACCGCCGACACCACCTGCGATCTCGCCGTCGTCGGCGGTGGCTACACCGGGCTGTGGACCGCCCTGCTCGCCAAACGCGCCCACCCGGAGCGGGACGTCCTGGTCCTCGAACAGAACACCTGCGGCCACGCGGCCAGCGGGCGGAACGGTGGATTCTGCTCCCCCAGCATCACTCACGGCCTCGCCAACGGCGCCGACCGCTGGCCCACCGAGGCCCGGCTGCTGCACCGCCTCGGCATGGAGAACTTCGACGCCTTCCGGCGCGATCTCGACACGCACGGCATCGACTGCGGGTTCGTACGCGGCGGCAAGGTCACCGTCGCGGCCACGCCCTGGCAGGCGGAAGGGCTCAAGGGCGCGCACGCACTGGCCCACCGGTTCGGCGAACAGACCAGGCTGCTGGACCGTGACGAACTGCGGTCCTACGCCGACTCCCCCCTCTGGACGGCCGGGCTCTGGTCCCCCGACTACGCACTCCTCGACCCCGCCCGGCTCGTCTGGGGGCTGCGCGCCGCCTGTCTCGACCTCGGCGTCCGCATCGCCGAGCACACCGAGGTCACCGCCCTGACCACCCGTCATGCAGGCCGGCTCCGCCTCGCGACCCCCTACGCCGCGGTCGGTGCCCGGCAGGTCGCCCTCGCCACCAACATCTACCGGCCTCTGCTCAAGCGCCTCTCGCTCAGCATGATTCCGGTCTACGACTACGCGCTGACCACCGAACCCCTGAGTGCCGATCAGCTCTCCGCCATCGGCTGGAGCGGCGAGCACGGCATCACCGATGCCGGAAACCAGTTCCACTACCTCCGCAAGACCGACGACAACCGCATCCTGTTCGGCGGCTACGACGCCATCTACCACTACGGCAACCGGGTCGACGAGCGCCTCACCCAGCGTCCCGCCACCTTCGACACCCTCGCCGCCCAGTTTGCCGAAGCCTTCCCCGCCCTCGCCGACGTGCGCTTCTCGCACGCGTGGGGCGGTGTCATCGACTCCACCACCCGCTTCTGCATGTTCGCCGGCACCGCCGCGCACGGCAGGGTCTCCTACGCCCTCGGCTTCACCGGTCTCGGCGTCGGCGCCACCCGCTACGGCGCCCAGGTCATGCTGGATCTGCTCTCCGGCCGGCGTACGGAGCGGCTCCGGCCCGCCATGATCCGTCGCCCCCCGGTGCCGTTCCCCCCGGAACCGGTGCGCTATCTCGGGGTCGAGGCCACCCGGTGGTCCATGGCCCGCGAGGACACGCACGGCCACCGCAACCTGTGGCTGCGTACCCTGGACCGACTCGGCCTCGGCTTCGACTCCTGA
- a CDS encoding Lrp/AsnC family transcriptional regulator, translating into MSTLGGSPLDDTDRQIIAALQADGRRPYSQIAEELDIPASSVRYRVQRMEENGTLQIVGIANPLTIGFDRFAMVGIRVAPGSAQEVCRRLRELPETSYVIMTAGTYDVMAEVICRDTDHFTDLMNRRLHLIDGIVSTDSFFVLEVHKLAYGWGVGEVDTSLLDAPQPPTGAGLDQLA; encoded by the coding sequence ATGAGCACGCTGGGTGGCAGCCCCCTGGACGACACCGACCGTCAGATCATCGCCGCGCTTCAGGCGGACGGCCGCCGCCCGTACAGCCAGATCGCCGAGGAACTGGACATCCCGGCCTCCTCCGTGCGCTACCGCGTCCAGCGCATGGAGGAGAACGGCACCCTCCAGATCGTCGGCATCGCCAACCCGCTGACCATCGGCTTCGACCGGTTCGCCATGGTCGGCATCCGCGTCGCGCCGGGCAGCGCCCAGGAAGTGTGCAGGCGGCTGCGGGAGCTGCCGGAGACCTCCTACGTCATCATGACGGCGGGTACGTACGACGTGATGGCGGAGGTTATCTGCCGGGACACCGATCACTTCACCGATCTGATGAACCGCAGGCTCCACCTCATCGACGGGATCGTCTCGACCGACTCGTTCTTCGTACTGGAAGTGCACAAGCTGGCCTACGGCTGGGGCGTCGGCGAGGTGGACACCTCGCTCCTCGACGCCCCTCAGCCGCCGACCGGCGCCGGTCTCGACCAGCTCGCCTGA